In the genome of Trichomycterus rosablanca isolate fTriRos1 chromosome 24, fTriRos1.hap1, whole genome shotgun sequence, one region contains:
- the dido1 gene encoding death-inducer obliterator 1 isoform X4: MAGEIAGVAGSPDAQGTPVRRSGRQAKRTDKLEEFLVTVKRGRGGRRSAPAQLEIGDPLSETTSEASFDGSVEPKGSDSKPTSPVRRTSGRGRRKVASPKVGTADSLSDGDSSENEEESLKDKTETETETGADDCTMEESLNEIQQDSEKQDDEKEEDSIEDAPANRLLSRSPAKAGTKKDAKPRTGPKTLKESEEEDDESSSSDTDSDYYDPNALYCICRQKHNKRFMICCDRCEEWFHGDCVGITEARGRLMERNGEDYVCPNCTSKKAQCARSPVSTAVPENGKPTLTALGGAFKPEPSLLPASQAAMFTDTTNTTTTVAAEEKEGNDLGIKGRIEKATNPSGKKKIKIFQPQVMQTAEESSLPKCIGPGCERDAQPDSVYCGNDCILKHAAAAMKTITTDSKETKPKDKAKAQKKPTLKSSDPERRSTRRSTGSVSKAQEDSSEPESHRQEADDTDEEDRIAEEHLPPPAMSSWSSDHNYIAVAPEKTTPISPSVLNKASAPKKEEEEKKEEAEPEKKEVPPVEKKPTVTTASPKGGKKSPVSKTPKSAPITSPKRKLRSTSTSSAKDSKKQHLSQNKAKKPGPPPPPIPVFSSSGPPGSRIHPTGALSVSKSTFTIPKKPSQTGVKESSGSGPSSTSKKPPVPVSSTTKSQPPVSKPVQSSVPALPTQPPPNNQMRSNIRRSLTDILYKRVSDSDDLSMSESEVGKLAFTIEKEMFNLCMNTDNKYKNKYRTLMFNLKDPKNKGLFYRVIGGDLSPFRLVRLSPEELLSKDIFEWRKTEPAEISAAGGKSQTGQFKAGSKQEAPPADVDMEDAPSISDGDDHPESRPSAPPQGSGSAAKNSAVPDILSMFKDTTAEHRAHLFDLNCKICTGQKSADDEPAAKKPKISVPKKQDIPEKPVTELPAASQSGSEAPIPNQPSGMGDTSSVAPVVQAPLVNPVSSVTISRRDPRMASYRSTAPVAQAEPVAVAPVAPGAPITVPYANLVPSEAAVVENKGPLPLPPVAPLSLPKTKAESRHYGASASSTAEPPPEGETALFLSGQEMLWKGFINMHSVAKFVTKAYLVSGSFEHLKEDLPDTIHIGGRILPHTVWDYVGKLKTSVSKELCLIRFHPATEEEEVAYVSLFSYFSSRKRFGVVANNNKRIKDLYLIPLSSTDPLPAKLLPFDGPGLEPARPNLLLGLLICQKDKKRPGVPLESEEKRSKTQRDDETGLPKAIPVSKADVRTSLEPMSTTPPGTPPPLSSSESSVGPPGTSASSVFSILSSVKAPGVTASTSSNSPLASTTTATATSSATPLQTILKTLFGKKTQDSEASQSPSDTSADAAFPLLDPIVEQFGIINKGKKVAEEEDDRPYDPEEEYDPSVAFGTENSKDSLVSISNKQEEVKTSVDDVEYDPEDDSIFDEVKSDPGSKKQTEEQAELPQQQQQPEDVVSVPAKSLLASSQLLQLGKSLVEDLAAKSSSTPVINQRRDPRQSRDHRQAASFRTSTDSVEKEESPAVTSNTASTTITDTTTVATLITDNKTLEIAVILDTSTSQQPKAVDTSVQHTLAVDTTEPCASTDTPTQDDAYVDSQQLHPPAGQSETSKQEEEPENEEEPLEETENSEICIPLLGEKIDPELVESYIDTEPEASSNEKDEKDSSENKTFEKIWPNSASILKSKPLDDQVSPMEDSAKSSSPTYYNISTISTPITSISQPQDITQAGSSYMDSHGSHMPQMIPSNSQAEYHGPSDIPPPVSFPPLSGPPPMLGPQQQMSVPPPLHISAPMSGPPPMQIPPPMQMPPPMQGLRPPHGETELSRFPPPRPYLPYQNQWGNSQQFDASRGPPPPVITPRGPPPQIPPMGQQGPPPPPQIFNSNIPPHHIAPHGPPPGLPPSGPPRPAFDGQRFNAPPPPFNFPGPRGPPPPFASPPLGHFENRAPQPHFLGPRGPPPSHNIGEPGSLPNIPRGPGDQDIASYQQGMEPPHAQAGPAFRAPPPNHFDGRRGPPGSAGDLPGHRFPPPNQFHSSTQHREPFEDSRGGTQDFDRHRGPAPQHFGGPRVPPPGPYSDINAGGPPRYQLNDHPNDIRPIRGPLLPTPPESHLNVMGRMGGHSPESHRDEHWRRRSPEMRRRSSSTREGSEPQESSLREDIQEDRRRDRDRDGPHGGLSRGWNRDREWNHGRERSRERDRERDHRDREGDKEFDRSRERGRDRDRDRGRETERSRERGRDRDRSRDRDSRERDRGRDTERHREDGDKKRDRDRDRDRERERDRGRERESDRKEHDKDRAKNRDRDRDRDRDRDRERDRDRHSRDKRRERSRSRERERGKDRDRRDRDRDRERDRERRDRSRSKDRKEERKERSETVKDTEKSPDTEVAN; encoded by the exons ATGGCCGGAGAGATTGCAGGTGTTGCAGGAAGTCCAGACGCTCAAGGAACGCCCGTTCGCCGCAGCGGTCGCCAGGCCAAACGAACAGATAAGCTCGAGGAGTTTCTAGTGACTGTAAAGCGAGGGAGAGGCGGAAGACGCAGCGCTCCCGCTCAGCTGGAAATCGGAGATCCTCTGTCCGAGACGACGTCGGAGGCCAGCTTTGATGGAAGTGTAGAGCCTAAAGGATCTGACAGCAAACCAACATCTCCTGTAAGGAGAACCAGCGGTAGGGGCAGGAGGAAGGTCGCTTCACCCAAAGTTGGCACAGCGGACTCTTTAAGCGACGGCGATAGTTCTGAGAATGAAGAGGAGTCCCTTAAAGATAAGACAGAGACTGAAACCGAAACTGGTGCTGACGATTGCACGATGGAGGAATCTCTGAATGAGATACAACAGGACTCGGAGAAGCAAGATGACGAGAAGGAAGAGGACAGCATAGAGGACGCTCCTGCAAACAGACTGCTCTCCAGAAGCCCTGCAAAAGCAGGCACCAAGAAAGATGCCAAGCCCAGAACGGGACCAAAGACATTAAAGGAAAGTGAAGAGGAGGACGATGAGTCCTCATCCAGCGACACTGATAGTGACTATTATGACCCTAATGCACTTTACTGCATCTGCAGACAGAAACACAACAAAAG GTTCATGATCTGCTGCGACCGCTGCGAGGAGTGGTTTCACGGAGACTGTGTGGGCATTACGGAGGCACGCGGTCGCCTGATGGAGCGCAATGGTGAGGACTACGTGTGTCCCAACTGCACAAGCAAGAAAGCCCAGTGTGCCAGGTCGCCAGTCTCTACAGCGGTACCTGAAAACGGCAAACCAACCCTTACTGCTCTGGGTGGTGCGTTCAAGCCAGAGCCAAGTCTGCTTCCTGCCAGTCAAGCTGCCATGTTCACAGATACTACTAACACTACCACTACAGTGGCTGCAGAAGAAAAGGAGGGAAATGATCTGGGGATCAAGGGCAGAATTGAAAAAGCAACCAACCCAAGCggcaaaaagaaaataaagattttCCAGCCG CAGGTGATGCAGACTGCAGAAGAATCCTCTCTCCCCAAGTGCATCGGTCCTGGCTGCGAGAGAGACGCTCAGCCCGACTCTGTCTACTGCGGTAACGACTGCATCCTTAAACATGCTGCAGCTGCCATGAAGACCATCACCACCGACAGCAAGGAGACCAAACCCAAGGATAAGGCCAAGGCGCAGAAAAAGCCCACACTCAAG aGTTCCGATCCTGAGCGGAGGAGCACCAGGAGGTCCACCGGGTCGGTGAGCAAAGCCCAGGAGGACTCGTCCGAGCCCGAGAGCCACAGACAAGAAGCCGATGACACGGACGAAGAAGACCGAATCGCAGAGGAGCATCTGCCACCCCCAGCCATGTCTTCCTGGTCCAGCGATCATAATTACATTGCAGTAGCTCCAGAAAAGACTACACCCATATCACCATCTGTGTTAAACAAAGCGT CAGCCCCTAAGAAGGAGGAagaggaaaagaaagaagaagccGAGCCAGAAAAGAAAGAAGTTCCTCCTGTAGAGAAGAAACCCACAGTGACGACTGCATCCCCCAAAGGAGGAAAGAAGTCTCCGGTTTCCAAGACGCCCAAGTCTGCTCCTATTACTTCACCCAAAAGAAAACTGAGAAGTACATCCACTAGCAGTGCTAAGGACTCGAAAAAGCAGCATTTATCCCAAAATAAAGCCAAAAAACCAGGGCCACCCCCTCCTCCTATACCAGTTTTCTCTTCCTCTGGTCCCCCTGGATCACGAATCCATCCAACTGGAGCCTTGAGTGTCAGCAAGAGCACCTTCACCATCCCTAAAAAGCCCTCGCAGACTGGGGTGAAGGAATCCTCAGGTTCTGGACCCTCTTCTACATCCAAAAAGCCTCCTGTGCCTGTTTCCTCTACCACCAAGAGTCAGCCACCAGTCTCTAAGCCAGTGCAGTCTTCAGTTCCTGCTCTTCCCACTCAACCACCACCCAACAACCAGATGAGGTCCAACATCCGTCGTTCGCTTACTGACATCTTGTACAAAAG GGTGAGTGACAGCGATGATCTCTCCATGTCTGAAAGTGAAGTGGGCAAGCTGGCATTCACCATTGAGAAAGAAATGTTTAACCTGTGTATGAACACAGACAACAAGTACAAGAACAAGTACAGGACTCTCATGTTTAACCTGAAGGACCCTAAAAATAAG GGTCTGTTCTATCGTGTGATTGGTGGAGATCTCAGTCCATTTCGGCTAGTAAGACTCAGCCCTGAGGAGCTTCTTTCCAAAGACATTTTCGAGTGGAGAAAAACTGAACCTGCAGAG attTCAGCAGCTGGTGGAAAATCACAGACAGGGCAGTTCAAAGCTGGGTCCAAACAGGAGGCACCTCCAGCAGATGTTGACATGGAAGACGCTCCCTCAATATCTGATGGAGAC GATCACCCAGAGTCTCGTCCTTCTGCTCCACCTCAGGGTTCTGGATCAGCAGCAAAGAACAGCGCTGTGCCTGACATCTTGAGTATGTTTAAGGACACCACGGCAGAACACAGGGCTCACCTGTTTGACCTTAACTGCAAGATCTGCACAG GTCAGAAATCGGCCGACGACGAACCTGCAGCCAAAAAGCCTAAGATCTCCGTTCCTAAAAAGCAGGACATTCCAGAAAAGCCTGTAACAGAGTTACCTGCTGCTTCACAGTCTGGAAGTGAAGCACCAATACCTAATCAGCCGAGCGGTATGGGAGATACGAGCAGCGTGGCACCTGTCGTCCAAGCTCCTTTGGTTAACCCGGTTTCCTCAGTCACGATAAGCAGACGTGACCCTCGTATGGCCAGTTACCGCTCCACTGCACCTGTGGCTCAGGCTGAACCTGTTGCTGTTGCGCCTGTTGCACCTGGGGCACCTATCACTGTGCCTTATGCCAACCTTGTGCCCTCAGAAGCTGCTGTGGTGGAGAACAAAGGGCCGTTGCCTCTGCCGCCTGTAGCTCCGCTGTCTCTGCCCAAGACTAAAGCAGAATCACGGCACTATGGGGCTAGCGCATCCAG CACGGCCGAGCCCCCTCCCGAAGGTGAGACAGCTCTGTTCCTGTCAGGACAGGAGATGTTGTGGAAAGGATTCATCAACATGCACTCTGTCGCCAAGTTTGTCACAAAGGCTTATCTGGTTTCAGGTTCCTTTGAGCATCTCAAGgag GACTTGCCAGATACCATTCATATTGGTGGTAGAATATTGCCACACACAGTTTGGGATTACGTGGGTAAACTGAAGACGTCGGTGTCAAAA GAGCTGTGTCTTATTCGTTTCCATCCCGCGACCGAAGAGGAGGAAGTCGCATACGTGTCcctattttcttattttagcAGCCGCAAACGATTCGGCGTGGTGGCCAACAACAACAAGCGCATCAAAGACCTCTACCTTATCCCCCTGAGCTCGACGGATCCACTGCCTGCTAAACTTTTACCGTTCGATGGACCAG GTCTTGAGCCAGCTCGCCCCAATCTTCTTCTCGGATTGTTAATCTGTCAAAAAGACAAGAAACGGCCCGGCGTTCCTCTAGAGAGTGAAGAAAAACGCTCTAAAACACAGCGGGATGACGAGACAGGCCTTCCAAAAGCAATTCCTGTTAGTAAAGCTGATGTGCGAACCAGTCTGGAACCTATGAGCACTACTCCACCCGGAACTCCACCACCACTTAGCAGTTCCGAGTCATCAGTAGGTCCACCTGGAACATCTGCATCATCAGTGTTTTCCATCTTGTCTTCAGTCAAGGCACCTGGTGTAACCGCGAGCACGAGCAGTAATTCCCCGTTAGCCTCCACTACCACGGCCACGGCCACGTCTTCTGCGACCCCGCTTCAGACCATTTTAAAGACATTGTTTGGCAAAAAAACTCAAGATTCAGAAGCTTCTCAGTCACCTTCAGACACTTCAGCAGATGCTGCGTTTCCTCTGCTGGATCCAATAGTTGAACAGTTTGGAATTATTAATAAAGGTAAAAAAGTAGCTGAAGAAGAGGATGATAGACCCTATGACCCTGAAGAAGAATACGATCCAAGTGTTGCTTTTGGTACAGAAAATTCTAAAGATTCTTTGGTTTCTATATCCAACAAGCAAGAGGAGGTCAAGACTAGTGTGGATGATGTTGAATATGATCCTGAAGATGATTCAATTTTTGACGAGGTTAAGTCTGATCCAGGTTCCAAGAAGCAAACAGAAGAACAGGCTGAATTaccacagcagcagcagcaacctgaagATGTAGTATCTGTACCTGCTAAATCTCTTCTAGCAAGCAGTCAGTTGCTTCAGCTTGGTAAAAGCTTGGTTGAGGATTTGGCTGCAAAAAGCTCTTCTACTCCAGTTATTAATCAAAGAAGGGATCCCAGGCAGAGTAGGGACCACAGACAGGCTGCCAGTTTTAGGACAAGCACTGACTCTGTAGAGAAGGAAGAGTCCCCTGCTGTTACTTCTAATACTGCTTCTACCACTATAACAGATACAACAACTGTTGCTACATTAATAACAGACAACAAAACGCTGGAGATTGCTGTGATTCTGGACACATCGACATCACAGCAACCTAAAGCTGTAGATACTTCCGTGCAGCACACTTTAGCTGTTGACACAACAGAACCTTGTGCATCCACAGACACCCCAACACAAGATGATGCCTATGTCGACTCCCAACAACTGCATCCTCCTGCTGGTCAGTCAGAGACATCCAAGCAAGAGGAGGAGCCAGAAAATGAAGAGGAACCTTTAGAGGAAACGGAAAACTCCGAAATTTGCATTCCACTTTTAGGTGAGAAAATTGACCCTGAACTAGTGGAGAGTTATATTGATACAGAACCCGAAGCAAGTTCCAATGAGAAGGATGAGAAGGATTCTTCTGAAAACAAAACTTTTGAAAAGATTTGGCCAAATTCTGCTAGTATCTTAAAGTCAAAGCCCTTAGATGATCAGGTCTCTCCCATGGAAGATTCTGCAAAATCTTCTTCACCTACGTATTACAACATCTCAACGATCAGCACCCCAATCACTTCTATTAGTCAGCCACAAGATATCACTCAAGCAGGTTCATCCTACATGGATTCCCATGGTTCCCATATGCCACAAATGATTCCATCAAACTCACAAGCTGAATACCACGGTCCATCTGACATTCCCCCTCCTGTGTCATTTCCACCACTATCTGGGCCTCCACCTATGCTTGGCCCACAACAACAAATGAGCGTTCCACCACCCTTGCATATTTCAGCTCCAATGTCAGGTCCACCTCCAATGCAGATTCCCCCACCAATGCAAATGCCCCCACCAATGCAGGGCCTGCGTCCACCTCATGGGGAAACCGAGCTGTCTCGGTTTCCACCGCCTAGACCATATCTACCCTATCAGAATCAATGGGGAAACAGTCAACAGTTTGATGCTTCAAGAGGACCGCCTCCACCAGTTATTACACCTAGAGGCCCTCCACCTCAAATTCCACCAATGGGTCAGCAAggccctcctcctcctcctcaaatATTCAATAGTAACATACCACCACATCATATTGCACCTCATGGCCCACCTCCTGGCCTCCCTCCTTCTGGCCCACCACGTCCGGCCTTTGACGGACAAAGATTTAATGCCCCTCCTCCACCCTTCAACTTTCCTGGACCTAGAGGCCCACCTCCACCATTTGCAAGTCCACCTCTTGGTCACTTTGAAAACAGAGCACCACAACCTCACTTCCTTGGTCCAAGAGGCCCACCTCCATCTCACAACATTGGGGAACCTGGATCACTACCTAACATCCCAAGAGGACCTGGTGATCAAGATATTGCAAGTTATCAGCAAGGGATGGAACCACCCCATGCCCAGGCTGGACCTGCATTTAGGGCACCTCCACCAAACCATTTTGATGGACGAAGAGGCCCCCCTGGTTCTGCAGGGGATTTACCAGGACACAGGTTTCCACCACCAAATCAATTTCATAGTTCAACTCAGCATAGAGAACCATTTGAAGACTCAAGAGGTGGTACTCAAGACTTTGACCGGCACAGGGGACCAGCGCCTCAGCATTTTGGCGGGCCAAGAGTGCCCCCACCCGGACCCTATAGTGACATTAACGCCGGAGGCCCACCACGCTACCAGTTAAATGACCATCCAAATGATATAAGACCTATAAGGGGACCTTTGTTACCTACACCTCCTGAAAGTCACCTTAATGTTATGGGCCGCATGGGTGGGCATAGCCCAGAGTCTCACCGTGATGAGCACTGGAGAAGGCGCTCCCCTGAAATGCGAAGGCGAAGCAGCTCCACTAGAGAAGGTTCTGAACCTCAAGAGAGCTCTTTAAGGGAAGACATACAGGAAGACAGGAGGAGAGACAGAGACCGGGATGGGCCGCATGGTGGGTTGTCACGGGGCTGGAACAGGGATCGTGAATGGAATCATGGCAGGGAGAGAAGTAGAGAAAGGGATAGGGAGAGAGACCACAGGGACCGGGAGGGTGACAAGGAGTTTGACCGCAGCAGGGAAAGGGGCAGAGACAGAGACCGAGACCGTGGCAGAGAGACGGAACGCAGCAGGGAGAGGGGCAGAGACCGAGACCGCAGTAGGGACAGGGACAGCAGGGAAAGAGATCGAGGTAGAGACACTGAACGTCACAGAGAAGACGGGGACAAGAAGAGGGATCGGGACCGGGACCGAGACCGGGAGAGGGAAAGAGATCGTGGCAGGGAGAGAGAATCAGACAGGAAAGAACATGACAAAGACAGAGCAAAGAACCGAGACCGAGACCGAGACAGAGATAGAGATAGAGATAGAGAGCGTGACCGGGATAGACACAGTAGAGACAAAAGACGAGAGCGCTCAAGGAGTCGTGAAAGAGAGCGTGGAAAAGACCGAGATAGACGAGATCGGGACCGAGACAGAGAGAGGGACAGAGAAAGGAGGGACAGGAGCAGAAGTAAAGATAGAAAGGAGGAGAGAAAAGAAAGGTCCGAGACCGTGAAGGACACTGAGAAGTCTCCTGATACTGAAGTCGCAAACTAA